One window of Dysidea avara chromosome 11, odDysAvar1.4, whole genome shotgun sequence genomic DNA carries:
- the LOC136237630 gene encoding uncharacterized protein, whose product MLKLGDRMKQYETVTTAQRFRQEDIVIARLDGRSFSSFTRSLKKKGPFYSGFTETMKAVTLHLVEAYNPAIGYTQSDEITLVFINGQKSEHPFGGRVFKIQSLMAADASVYFGSLLPIYMPEKVGTQPVFDCRCFTVPSSKEAYECIVWRRQDGYRNAVSTVAREYFSDKELHGKPKEEQLSMLTSKGVNFQASIDPVYQHGTCYARIAESRVFTAEELSTLPPKHQAHSNPDLSYLRHVVKEVPFEDVEKFIENTNKS is encoded by the coding sequence ATGCTCAAACTGGGTGATCGCATGAAGCAGTACGAAACTGTAACTACAGCACAGCGATTCAGACAGGAAGATATTGTCATTGCGCGCTTGGATGGACGCTCCTTTAGTTCTTTCACTCGATCGCTGAAGAAAAAAGGACCGTTTTACAGTGGATTTACAGAAACCATGAAAGCAGTTACTCTACATCTAGTAGAAGCATACAACCCCGCTATTGGGTACACTCAAAGTGACGAAATTACGTTAGTATTCATCAATGGACAGAAATCTGAGCACCCCTTTGGTGGGCGTGTATTCAAAATCCAGTCTCTAATGGCTGCTGATGCTTCAGTGTACTTTGGTAGCTTATTACCAATCTATATGCCAGAGAAGGTTGGAACACAGCCAGTGTTTGACTGTAGATGTTTTACAGTCCCTTCTAGTAAGGAAGCATACGAATGCATTGTATGGCGGCGTCAAGATGGATACCGAAACGCTGTAAGCACAGTAGCCCGGGAGTATTTCTCAGATAAAGAGTTACATGGTAAACCTAAAGAAGAGCAGTTATCAATGTTAACAAGTAAAGGGGTCAACTTTCAAGCTAGTATTGATCCTGTTTATCAACATGGTACGTGTTATGCCAGGATTGCAGAGTCTCGTGTATTCACAGCTGAAGAATTGTCAACACTTCCCCCAAAACACCAAGCACACTCTAATCCAGATTTATCATATCTTCGTCATGTTGTAAAAGAAGTTCCATTTGAAGATGTTGAAAAGTTTATTGAAAACACAAACAAAAGTTGA